A genomic window from Camelina sativa cultivar DH55 chromosome 2, Cs, whole genome shotgun sequence includes:
- the LOC104728769 gene encoding CBS domain-containing protein CBSX5-like, whose amino-acid sequence MALTLFSHEVSDLCIGKPPLRCLSVATATVADAIAALKSSDEPFLTVWSCNHDDEKTDGKNKCECLGKICMADVICYLSKFDNNVLSLSSAFDASVSVLIPKSRSLVVHVHSSCKLIEAIDLIIQGAQNLIVPIQTRSSITKRRQQQKLLINRNVVVSLSATTATTHKNGLQFCWITQEDIIRFLLDSISVFSPLPSLPISDLGVINSTQHTILAVDYYSSAASAVSAVSRAILDNVSVAVVDKGCDQEEDSRMALIGEISPMTLACCDETAAAAVATLSAGDLMTYIDGSGPPESLVGVVRNRLEDKGMVGLISLIDSLSSFSGSSSDDESSPAGRMRTSSSYGRSVSSAARMARKSVAIVCNRKSSLMAVMIQAIAHRVSYVWVVDEDGCLIGMVTFVDIFKLFREFLDGDNS is encoded by the exons atggCATTAACTCTTTTCTCTCACGAGGTATCTGATCTCTGTATCGGTAAGCCACCATTACGGTGTCTCTCCGTCGCTACAGCCACCGTAGCTGACGCCATCGCCGCACTCAAATCCTCTGACGAACCGTTCCTCACCGTCTGGAGCTGTAACCACGATGATGAGAAAACAGATGGTAAAAACAAGTGCGAGTGTTTGGGTAAGATCTGTATGGCTGATGTAATCTGTTACTTATCAAAATTCGACAACAATGTTTTGTCTCTTTCCTCTGCTTTCGACGCATCTGTCTCTGTTCTTATCCCCAAATCTCGTTCCCTCGTCGTCCATGTTCATTCTTCTTGCAA ATTGATCGAAGCTATTGATCTGATCATACAAGGAGCACAGAATCTGATTGTTCCGATTCAGACAAGATCATCAATCACGaagagaagacaacaacaaaagctTCTGATTAACCGAAACGTTGTCGTTTCACTCTCCGCCACAACCGCAACAACGCACAAGAACGGCCTACAATTCTGCTGGATCACACAAGAAGACATAATCCGATTCCTTCTCGATTCCATTAGTGTCTTCTCTCCGTTACCGTCTCTTCCTATCTCCGATCTCGGTGTTATCAACAGTACACAACACACTATTCTCGCCGTTGATTATTACTCCTCCGCCGCTTCCGCTGTCTCCGCCGTCTCTCGTGCAATCTTGGACAATGTCTCTGTTGCAGTGGTTGATAAAGGttgtgatcaagaagaagattcacGTATGGCTTTGATAGGTGAGATTTCGCCTATGACGTTAGCTTGCTGCGATGAAACCGCAGCGGCAGCGGTTGCTACACTCTCGGCGGGAGACTTAATGACGTATATCGACGGTAGTGGTCCACCGGAGAGTCTTGTTGGAGTTGTTAGGAATCGTTTGGAAGATAAAGGGATGGTTGGATTGATCTCACTCATTGACTCATTGTCGTCGTTTTCGGGGTCTTCTTCGGATGACGAGTCGTCTCCGGCGGGGAGAATGAGAACGTCGTCGTCGTATGGGAGGTCGGTGAGTAGCGCGGCGAGGATGGCTAGGAAGTCGGTGGCGATAGTGTGTAATCGGAAGAGTTCGTTGATGGCAGTGATGATACAAGCTATTGCTCATAGAGTGAGTTATGTGTGGGTGGTTGATGAAGATGGTTGTTTGATTGGTATGGTtacttttgttgatattttcaaactttttagGGAATTTTTGGATGGTGATAACTCGTaa